The Sphingomonas astaxanthinifaciens DSM 22298 genome has a segment encoding these proteins:
- the asnB gene encoding asparagine synthase (glutamine-hydrolyzing) → MCGIAGIFGRKGGDEDLLRQMSDALHHRGPDAGGVWSDGEAGIGLSHRRLAIVDLTPGGAQPMTSDSGRFVLCFNGEIYNHRQLRAELEGVGAAPAGGWRGHSDTETLLEGIAQWGLEAMLARAVGMFAFALWDRQQRRLFLVRDRFGEKPLYYGWIGRDLVFASELKALRRMPGFAAEIDREAVAALAARTYIPAPLSIYRGIFKLPPATILSVEAGADPLTAPPRTGEAGRGLRLSSYWSYRDVVAEGLADPITDREEAIDTVEEALRQAISDQAVADVPVGAFLSGGFDSSTVTALYQQVSGARVKTYSIGFTEAGFDEAPHARAVAAHLGTEHHEMYVSPAEAQAVLPNLATIYDEPFADSSQIPTYLVSRFARSDVTVALTGDGGDELFGGYNRHIIGPELWRRLAPIPSGVRALGRPLGHLPQRWFELLVRSGPKGSGAARIAKGLKVATTASGPQDIYASFIDEWAFEANPVLGAAAPRTEGLALAGASPAELMMLGDALGYLPDDILCKVNRASMAVSLETRVPFLDHRLAAVAARVPLAMKIADGRGKLPIRAILDRHVPRALTDRPKAGFGIPVGEWMRGPLRAWADDLLSEDRLRREGLFNVKAVRRRYLAHQAGTRDSTSALWPILMFESWRDAQKDTLGAAA, encoded by the coding sequence ATGTGTGGCATTGCAGGAATATTCGGCCGCAAGGGCGGAGACGAGGACCTGCTTCGGCAGATGAGTGACGCGCTGCATCATCGCGGCCCCGACGCCGGCGGCGTGTGGAGCGATGGCGAGGCGGGGATCGGGCTGTCGCACCGCCGCCTCGCGATCGTCGACCTGACGCCGGGCGGGGCGCAGCCGATGACGTCGGACAGCGGCCGCTTCGTTCTCTGCTTCAACGGCGAGATCTACAATCACCGCCAGCTTCGGGCCGAGCTCGAGGGCGTCGGCGCGGCGCCCGCAGGCGGCTGGCGGGGCCATAGCGACACCGAGACCCTGCTCGAAGGGATCGCCCAATGGGGGCTCGAGGCGATGCTCGCCCGCGCGGTCGGCATGTTCGCCTTCGCGCTGTGGGACCGGCAGCAACGCCGGCTGTTCCTCGTCCGCGACCGCTTCGGCGAGAAGCCGCTCTACTACGGCTGGATCGGCCGCGACCTCGTCTTCGCGTCCGAGCTCAAGGCGCTGCGCCGGATGCCCGGCTTCGCCGCCGAGATCGACCGCGAGGCTGTCGCGGCGCTGGCCGCGCGGACATACATCCCGGCTCCGCTTTCCATCTATCGCGGCATCTTCAAGCTTCCGCCCGCGACCATCCTGTCGGTCGAAGCCGGGGCAGACCCGTTGACCGCGCCGCCGCGGACGGGCGAGGCGGGGCGAGGCCTTCGGCTCTCGTCCTACTGGTCCTATCGCGACGTGGTCGCCGAGGGGCTGGCTGACCCCATCACCGATCGCGAGGAAGCGATCGACACGGTCGAGGAAGCGCTGCGCCAGGCGATCTCCGACCAGGCGGTGGCCGACGTGCCGGTCGGCGCCTTTCTTTCGGGCGGGTTCGACAGCTCGACCGTCACCGCGCTCTACCAGCAGGTGTCGGGCGCCAGGGTGAAGACCTATTCGATCGGCTTCACCGAGGCCGGCTTCGACGAGGCGCCCCATGCCCGCGCGGTCGCCGCGCACCTCGGGACCGAGCATCACGAAATGTACGTGAGCCCGGCCGAGGCGCAGGCAGTGCTGCCGAATCTCGCCACCATCTACGACGAGCCTTTCGCCGACAGTTCGCAGATCCCGACCTATCTCGTCAGCCGCTTCGCCCGCAGCGACGTCACGGTCGCGCTGACCGGCGACGGCGGGGACGAACTGTTCGGCGGCTACAACCGCCACATCATCGGCCCCGAGCTGTGGCGCCGGCTGGCGCCGATCCCGAGCGGCGTGCGCGCGCTCGGCCGGCCGCTCGGCCACCTGCCGCAGCGCTGGTTCGAATTGCTCGTTCGCAGCGGCCCCAAGGGCAGCGGCGCGGCGCGGATTGCCAAGGGCCTCAAGGTGGCCACCACCGCCAGCGGGCCGCAGGACATCTACGCCTCGTTCATCGACGAATGGGCGTTCGAGGCCAATCCGGTGCTGGGCGCCGCCGCCCCGCGAACCGAGGGCCTGGCGCTCGCCGGTGCGAGCCCGGCCGAGCTGATGATGCTCGGCGACGCGCTCGGCTATCTGCCCGACGACATCCTGTGCAAGGTCAACCGGGCCTCGATGGCGGTCAGCCTCGAGACCCGCGTCCCCTTCCTCGACCATCGCCTCGCGGCGGTCGCGGCGCGGGTGCCCCTGGCGATGAAGATCGCCGACGGGCGCGGCAAGCTGCCGATCCGCGCGATCCTCGACCGTCATGTGCCGCGCGCGCTGACCGACCGGCCCAAGGCGGGCTTCGGTATCCCGGTCGGCGAATGGATGCGCGGGCCGCTCCGGGCCTGGGCCGACGACTTGCTGTCCGAGGACCGCCTGCGCCGCGAAGGGCTGTTCAACGTCAAGGCGGTCCGCCGCCGCTATCTCGCCCACCAGGCCGGAACCCGCGACAGCACGTCAGCGCTGTGGCCTATCCTGATGTTCGAAAGCTGGCGCGACGCGCAGAAGGACACGCTCGGCGCCGCCGCCTAG
- a CDS encoding ABC transporter ATP-binding protein, giving the protein MSDARPLATIVRATGPDGRRRLALLAALTIAGGLAEFASLAALLSLLRGWFGATGARLDGGPLALFAVAILAAGAIRLALLAATERLAFDTGHRILVAVQRRVLARDWLSHVAARASGPVAAVELVDAWLFGALLPWLRAGTAIVLAAFIVAGLLWVDPLAATVASLLLGGLFALVWLAIRPALRRAGDAIADGYEERVAAIQENVGALRELILADAREAAAEHFRIIDRRLTRARVQLTVIGSTPRILVESIGLLLLVCLAAWLASRPGGAVAALPTLATLALGAQRLLPLFQAIGQASGNAAAMRSLSARVAALIDTPDLRAEPRADPLPFTRELRLDQVGFTYPERDAPVLDRLDLVIRAGERIALTGRNGSGKSTLADLVMGLLPPTNGRMFVDGVELTPHQLRAWQRNVAHVPQSPFLADASIARNIAFAVAEPDHVRVVEAARLAGLHDFIMVLPRGYETRVGDRGQLLSGGQRQRLALARALYAPAPLLVLDEASSALDPETEQHLLRALDALQAGGTTILLIAHRPAMLAGCDRVLRIERGALVPA; this is encoded by the coding sequence GTGAGCGACGCGCGCCCGCTTGCCACGATCGTCCGGGCGACCGGTCCCGACGGGCGGCGACGGCTGGCGCTGCTCGCGGCGCTGACGATCGCGGGCGGGCTGGCCGAATTCGCCTCGCTCGCTGCGCTGCTGTCGCTGCTTCGGGGCTGGTTCGGCGCGACCGGCGCGCGCCTTGACGGGGGGCCGCTCGCGCTGTTCGCCGTCGCCATCCTCGCTGCGGGCGCCATCCGCCTCGCACTCCTCGCCGCGACCGAGCGCCTGGCCTTCGACACCGGCCACCGGATCCTGGTCGCGGTCCAGCGCCGGGTGCTCGCGCGGGACTGGCTGAGCCATGTCGCGGCGCGCGCGAGCGGCCCGGTCGCGGCGGTCGAGCTGGTCGACGCCTGGCTGTTCGGCGCGCTCCTTCCGTGGCTTCGCGCAGGAACCGCGATCGTGCTCGCGGCCTTCATCGTCGCCGGCCTCCTGTGGGTCGATCCGCTCGCCGCGACCGTCGCCTCGCTGCTGCTGGGCGGCCTTTTCGCGCTCGTCTGGCTGGCGATCCGCCCGGCCTTGCGGCGCGCGGGCGATGCGATCGCCGACGGCTATGAGGAACGCGTCGCCGCCATCCAGGAGAATGTCGGCGCGCTGCGCGAGCTGATCCTCGCCGACGCGCGCGAGGCGGCGGCGGAGCATTTCCGGATCATCGACCGGCGCCTGACCCGCGCCCGGGTCCAGCTCACCGTGATCGGCAGCACGCCCCGGATCCTGGTCGAGAGCATCGGCCTCCTGCTGCTGGTCTGCCTCGCGGCCTGGCTGGCGAGCCGGCCCGGCGGCGCGGTCGCGGCACTGCCGACACTCGCGACACTGGCGCTCGGCGCACAGCGGCTGCTGCCCCTGTTCCAGGCAATCGGCCAGGCGTCCGGCAATGCCGCCGCCATGCGTTCGCTGAGCGCACGGGTCGCGGCGCTGATCGACACGCCTGACCTTCGCGCCGAGCCGCGTGCCGACCCCCTCCCCTTCACCCGGGAGCTTCGGCTCGACCAGGTCGGCTTCACCTATCCCGAGCGCGACGCCCCGGTGCTCGACCGGCTCGACCTCGTCATCCGCGCCGGCGAGCGGATCGCGCTGACCGGGCGCAACGGCAGCGGCAAGAGCACGCTCGCCGATCTCGTCATGGGGCTGCTGCCGCCGACCAACGGACGCATGTTCGTCGACGGGGTCGAGCTCACGCCTCACCAATTGCGGGCCTGGCAGCGCAATGTGGCGCACGTGCCCCAGAGCCCCTTCCTCGCCGACGCCAGCATCGCGCGCAACATCGCCTTTGCGGTGGCCGAGCCCGACCATGTCCGGGTGGTCGAGGCGGCGCGGCTCGCGGGGCTTCACGACTTCATCATGGTCCTCCCCCGCGGCTATGAGACGCGCGTCGGCGACCGTGGGCAATTGCTGTCGGGAGGCCAGCGCCAGCGCCTTGCGCTCGCCCGCGCGCTCTACGCCCCTGCCCCCTTGCTGGTGCTCGACGAGGCGAGCAGCGCGCTTGATCCCGAGACCGAGCAGCACCTGCTCCGCGCGCTCGACGCGCTCCAGGCGGGCGGCACCACCATCCTGCTGATCGCGCATCGCCCCGCGATGCTGGCGGGCTGCGACCGGGTGCTCCGGATCGAGCGCGGGGCGCTGGTCCCGGCCTAG
- the surE gene encoding 5'/3'-nucleotidase SurE, with amino-acid sequence MRILLTNDDGVNAPGLKLLEEVARQFTDDLWIVAPSEEQSGTGHSLTLTRPVRLRKLGEKHFAVAGTPTDAVLMALFHLMPDQRPDVILSGINRGANLAEDVTYSGTVSAAMEGALAGVRAIALSQVYAREGMGDTVPFAAAQAWAPKVLAQLLGADMPAGTLTNVNFPALAPDEVKGVRVVRQGIRDYGRTRIVQRTDPRGYNYYWFGLGPSVETPGHMTDLEAVADGYVSVTPLHLDLTHEPSLGALAERFAGQ; translated from the coding sequence ATGCGCATCCTCCTCACCAACGACGACGGCGTGAACGCCCCGGGCCTCAAGCTGCTCGAGGAGGTCGCGCGGCAATTCACCGACGACCTGTGGATCGTCGCTCCGTCCGAGGAGCAGTCGGGGACCGGCCATTCGCTCACCCTCACCCGCCCGGTCCGTCTGCGCAAGCTGGGCGAGAAGCATTTCGCGGTCGCGGGCACGCCGACCGACGCGGTGCTGATGGCGCTGTTCCACCTCATGCCCGACCAGCGCCCCGACGTGATCCTGTCGGGGATCAACCGCGGCGCCAATCTCGCCGAGGACGTCACCTACAGCGGCACCGTCAGCGCGGCGATGGAGGGCGCGCTCGCCGGCGTGCGGGCGATCGCGCTGAGCCAGGTCTATGCCCGCGAAGGCATGGGCGACACCGTGCCCTTCGCCGCGGCGCAGGCCTGGGCGCCCAAGGTGCTCGCGCAGCTGCTCGGCGCCGACATGCCCGCGGGCACGCTCACCAACGTCAATTTCCCCGCCCTCGCACCCGACGAGGTCAAGGGCGTTCGGGTCGTTCGCCAGGGCATCCGCGACTATGGCCGGACCCGGATCGTCCAGCGCACCGATCCGCGCGGCTACAATTATTACTGGTTCGGCCTCGGCCCCTCGGTCGAAACGCCGGGCCACATGACCGACCTCGAGGCGGTCGCCGACGGCTATGTCTCGGTCACTCCGCTGCATCTCGACCTCACCCACGAGCCCTCGCTCGGCGCCCTCGCGGAGCGTTTCGCGGGGCAATGA
- the dksA gene encoding RNA polymerase-binding protein DksA, translated as MATALSDVYETPEPFDRIVLPEGYRPTEQEEFMGPLQRAYFLAKLRSWKEAIIEESRATMAQLQVDTLREPDLADRASSETDWGIELRTRDRQRKLIAKIDAAIRRLYAGEYGYCEVTGEPIGIGRLEARPIATMTLEAQEKHERIEKISRDD; from the coding sequence ATGGCGACCGCATTGAGCGACGTTTACGAGACACCGGAACCATTCGACCGGATCGTTCTGCCCGAGGGTTATCGCCCAACCGAACAGGAAGAGTTCATGGGGCCGCTGCAGCGGGCCTATTTCCTTGCCAAGTTGCGGTCGTGGAAGGAAGCGATCATCGAGGAGAGCCGGGCGACCATGGCCCAGCTCCAGGTCGATACGCTGCGCGAACCCGACCTTGCCGACCGCGCCTCGAGCGAGACCGATTGGGGGATCGAGCTTCGCACCCGCGACCGCCAGCGCAAGCTGATCGCCAAGATCGACGCCGCCATTCGCCGCCTCTACGCGGGCGAATATGGCTATTGCGAAGTGACCGGTGAGCCGATCGGGATCGGCCGCCTCGAAGCCCGTCCGATCGCGACCATGACGCTCGAAGCGCAGGAGAAGCACGAGCGGATCGAGAAGATCAGCCGCGACGACTGA
- a CDS encoding YdcH family protein, with product MEKAYVEALASKHAAIQSQIDAEEQRPNPDDILLHRLKKEKLRLKDEMLGLTVH from the coding sequence ATGGAAAAGGCATACGTCGAGGCGCTCGCATCAAAGCACGCCGCAATCCAGTCGCAGATCGATGCGGAGGAACAGCGGCCCAACCCCGACGACATCCTTCTCCACCGACTGAAGAAGGAAAAGCTTCGTCTCAAGGACGAGATGCTCGGCCTGACCGTCCACTAG
- a CDS encoding DUF465 domain-containing protein, giving the protein MNDDFPAARLEALRAEHRLLDADIAVRVADPETDMLEVARLKKRKLRLKDEIQRLLDTAIPDIIA; this is encoded by the coding sequence ATGAACGACGACTTTCCCGCCGCTCGCCTTGAAGCCCTGCGTGCCGAGCACCGCCTGCTCGACGCCGACATCGCCGTGCGGGTCGCCGATCCCGAAACAGACATGCTCGAGGTCGCGCGCCTCAAGAAGCGCAAGCTGCGGCTCAAGGACGAGATCCAGCGGCTGCTCGACACGGCGATCCCGGACATCATCGCGTGA
- a CDS encoding DUF1465 family protein has translation MSDVTPLGTAGSRITPRLVESLYTEAMLLADEARTYFDAQGRAERDGMDPFVRVGFACESLKVTTRLMHIIAWLLTQRAVETGELTAASGRRPERRLGHAGASDPAVVEQLPRGAQALIASSTDLYERVRRLDEDQLIEQPPASPARALMGRLERDLIWNTPR, from the coding sequence ATGAGCGACGTCACGCCTTTGGGAACCGCCGGGAGCCGGATCACACCGCGGCTGGTCGAAAGCCTTTATACCGAGGCGATGCTGCTGGCCGACGAGGCGCGCACCTATTTCGATGCACAGGGCCGCGCCGAGCGCGATGGCATGGACCCCTTCGTCCGGGTCGGCTTCGCCTGCGAATCGCTCAAGGTCACGACCCGGCTGATGCACATCATCGCCTGGCTGCTCACCCAGCGTGCGGTCGAGACCGGCGAATTGACCGCGGCCTCCGGGCGCCGGCCCGAGCGGCGGCTCGGCCATGCCGGGGCGAGCGATCCGGCGGTCGTCGAGCAATTGCCGCGCGGCGCGCAGGCGCTGATCGCGTCCAGCACCGACCTTTACGAGCGCGTCCGCCGGCTCGACGAGGACCAGCTGATCGAGCAGCCGCCGGCCAGCCCGGCCCGGGCGCTGATGGGCCGGCTCGAGCGCGACCTCATCTGGAACACGCCGCGCTGA
- a CDS encoding iron-containing alcohol dehydrogenase encodes MTSGPILNPGPRLLIGSGRTPDLAELLPPGPVLLVTDKSVRSLGLSDALFATLSRDRDVITFDSVEADPSRATLLAAVEAGRDGGANAVVGFGGGSPMDVAKLAAYLMGSGDDLDTIWGVGLARGRRLPLALVPTTAGTGSEATPVAIITVEGDEKRGVNSPVLIPDIAVLDAQLTVGKPRALTAATGIDAMVHAIEAYTSARLKNPLSDMQAREALRLLGANLVRACETPDDLEARQAMLLGAHLAGLAFANAPVAGVHALAYPLGGIHHLPHGLSNALMLRPVLSFNAEAAREPYAELAAILDPAAGSLGSQAAAARLIEQMEALILVAGLQPRLRDHGIAREEATMLAREAMKQQRLLINNPVPIGEDDARRLYEAAW; translated from the coding sequence GTGACCAGCGGACCCATCCTCAATCCCGGCCCCCGGCTGCTGATCGGCAGCGGCCGAACCCCTGACCTCGCCGAGCTGCTCCCGCCCGGACCCGTGCTCCTCGTCACCGACAAGTCGGTCCGCTCGCTTGGCCTGTCGGATGCGCTGTTTGCGACTTTGTCGCGCGACCGCGACGTCATCACCTTCGATTCGGTCGAGGCGGACCCCAGCCGAGCGACCTTGCTGGCGGCGGTCGAGGCGGGACGCGACGGCGGCGCCAACGCGGTCGTCGGGTTCGGCGGTGGCAGCCCGATGGATGTCGCCAAGCTCGCGGCCTATCTGATGGGTTCGGGCGATGACCTCGACACCATCTGGGGCGTCGGCCTCGCGCGCGGCCGCCGGCTTCCGCTGGCGCTGGTGCCCACCACGGCCGGGACGGGCTCCGAGGCCACGCCGGTCGCGATCATCACCGTCGAGGGCGACGAGAAGCGCGGCGTCAACAGCCCGGTACTGATCCCAGACATCGCCGTGCTCGACGCCCAGCTCACCGTCGGCAAGCCGCGTGCGCTGACCGCAGCGACGGGGATCGACGCCATGGTCCATGCGATCGAGGCCTATACCTCGGCGCGGCTCAAGAACCCGCTCAGCGACATGCAGGCGCGCGAGGCGCTTCGCCTGCTCGGCGCCAATCTCGTTCGTGCGTGCGAGACTCCGGACGACCTCGAAGCGCGGCAGGCGATGCTGCTCGGCGCGCATCTCGCCGGTCTCGCCTTCGCCAATGCGCCGGTCGCCGGGGTCCATGCGCTCGCCTATCCGCTCGGCGGGATCCATCACCTGCCGCACGGGCTGAGCAACGCGCTGATGCTTCGGCCGGTGCTGTCCTTCAACGCCGAGGCGGCGCGCGAACCCTATGCCGAGCTCGCCGCGATCCTCGATCCCGCCGCCGGAAGCCTCGGCAGCCAGGCCGCCGCCGCGCGGCTCATCGAGCAGATGGAAGCGCTGATCCTTGTCGCCGGACTCCAGCCGCGGCTGCGCGACCACGGCATCGCCCGCGAGGAGGCGACGATGCTTGCCCGCGAGGCGATGAAGCAGCAGCGCCTGCTCATCAACAATCCCGTGCCGATCGGCGAGGACGATGCCCGCCGCCTTTACGAGGCGGCCTGGTGA
- a CDS encoding acyl-CoA thioesterase, which yields MSRPVAPFRTRFRHWCRLTLRWADNDAYGHVNNAIYYQWFDSAVNTMLVEAKLLDIEAGDPIALVVGTSCNYFAPLSFPGEVEVGLAVEKLGRSSVHYALGAFAPGSECAAAAGTFTHVAVDRATRRPVPWPEPWKSVYTSIMV from the coding sequence GTGAGTCGTCCGGTCGCGCCGTTCCGGACGCGCTTCCGTCATTGGTGCCGGCTGACTTTGCGCTGGGCGGACAATGACGCTTACGGTCACGTCAACAATGCCATCTACTACCAGTGGTTCGACAGCGCGGTGAACACCATGCTGGTCGAGGCCAAGCTGCTCGACATCGAGGCCGGCGATCCCATCGCGCTAGTGGTGGGAACGTCTTGCAATTATTTCGCGCCCTTGTCCTTCCCGGGCGAGGTCGAGGTCGGGCTGGCGGTGGAAAAGCTGGGCCGCAGCAGCGTGCACTACGCTCTGGGAGCTTTTGCGCCCGGCAGCGAGTGTGCGGCGGCTGCGGGGACATTCACCCATGTCGCGGTCGATCGGGCGACACGCAGGCCCGTGCCATGGCCTGAGCCCTGGAAGAGCGTCTATACTTCCATAATGGTATAA
- a CDS encoding NAD(P)H-dependent flavin oxidoreductase: protein MPLPPVFDTLRLPVIGAPLFIVSNPALVIAQCKAGVVGSFPALNARPQSQLDEWLHEITEALAEHDRANPDQPAAPFAVNQIVHRSNVRFEEDMATCAKWKVPIVITSLGAREELNIAVHSWGGITLHDVIDDRYARKAIEKGADGLIAVAAGAGGHAGRWSPFALIQEIRAWFDGPLALSGSIANGGAILAAQAMGADVAYVGSPFIATDEARASEDYKQGIVEGSAKDIVYSNLFTGVHGNYLRSSIEKAGLDPDHLPESSPEAMSFGGAAGAKAWKDIWGSGQGIGAIDRVQPAADLVARWQEEYCAARARICG from the coding sequence ATGCCGCTGCCGCCCGTCTTCGACACGCTCCGCTTGCCCGTCATCGGCGCACCCCTGTTCATCGTCTCCAATCCCGCCCTGGTGATCGCCCAGTGCAAGGCCGGCGTGGTCGGCAGCTTTCCCGCGCTCAATGCCCGCCCGCAAAGCCAGCTCGACGAGTGGCTGCACGAGATCACCGAGGCGCTGGCCGAGCACGACCGCGCCAATCCCGACCAGCCCGCCGCGCCGTTCGCGGTCAACCAGATCGTCCACCGCTCGAACGTCCGCTTCGAGGAGGACATGGCGACCTGCGCCAAGTGGAAGGTGCCGATCGTGATCACCTCGCTGGGCGCGCGCGAGGAACTCAATATCGCGGTCCATTCGTGGGGCGGGATCACGCTCCACGACGTGATCGACGACCGCTATGCCCGCAAGGCAATCGAGAAAGGCGCCGACGGCCTGATCGCGGTCGCGGCCGGAGCCGGCGGCCATGCCGGGCGCTGGTCGCCTTTTGCCCTCATCCAAGAGATCCGCGCCTGGTTCGACGGACCGCTCGCACTGTCGGGCTCGATCGCCAATGGCGGGGCGATCCTCGCCGCGCAGGCGATGGGGGCCGACGTCGCCTATGTGGGATCGCCCTTCATCGCCACCGACGAGGCGCGGGCCAGCGAGGACTACAAGCAGGGCATCGTCGAGGGCTCGGCCAAGGACATCGTCTATTCGAACCTCTTCACCGGGGTTCATGGCAACTACCTTCGCTCGTCGATCGAGAAGGCCGGGCTCGACCCCGACCATCTCCCCGAGAGCAGCCCCGAGGCGATGAGCTTCGGCGGGGCCGCGGGCGCCAAGGCGTGGAAGGACATCTGGGGTTCGGGCCAGGGCATTGGCGCGATCGACCGGGTGCAGCCGGCCGCCGACCTCGTCGCGCGCTGGCAGGAAGAATATTGCGCGGCCAGGGCGCGGATCTGCGGCTGA